A single Drosophila miranda strain MSH22 chromosome XR, D.miranda_PacBio2.1, whole genome shotgun sequence DNA region contains:
- the LOC108152149 gene encoding dnaJ protein ERDJ2-like — MSGKEFDSEENFGSSLLLVLLAMVFVLTFTTLGCWSRNATGRPARKALAARSTAWSVLGSCALVLFVVVAWTMVTIVGVGLIDRTRSRNAFNPYKILQVQPSCSQAEIRKAYHELTKVLHPDVRGTGDEAQFILLSTAYRALIKSPGKESHRLSGHPDGSEALGADRPEALGRFYNWATQSVQSFGQWLRTKFGRT; from the coding sequence ATGTCTGGGAAAGAGTTCGATTCCGAGGAGAACTTCGGTTCGTCCCTGCTGCTGGTCCTGTTGGCCATGGTCTTCGTACTGACGTTCACGACGCTCGGCTGTTGGTCGCGCAATGCCACAGGAAGGCCCGCCAGGAAGGCCCTGGCGGCCAGGAGCACGGCCTGGAGTGTCCTCGGATCGTGTGCCCTGGTCCTCTTCGTTGTCGTGGCCTGGACCATGGTGACCATCGTGGGCGTGGGCCTGATCGACCGCACACGCTCCAGAAATGCGTTCAATCCCTACAAGATCCTGCAGGTGCAGCCGTCCTGCTCGCAGGCGGAGATCAGGAAGGCCTACCACGAGCTCACCAAGGTCCTGCATCCGGACGTCCGCGGCACAGGCGACGAGGCGCAGTTCATTCTGCTGAGCACCGCCTACCGTGCCCTCATCAAGAGTCCGGGGAAGGAGAGCCACCGACTGTCTGGCCATCCGGACGGCTCTGAGGCCCTGGGCGCTGATCGGCCGGAGGCATTGGGACGATTCTACAATTGGGCCACACAGAGCGTGCAGTCCTTTGGCCAGTGGCTAAGGACCAAATTCGGCAGGACTTGA